The following proteins are co-located in the Pedobacter frigiditerrae genome:
- the tsaD gene encoding tRNA (adenosine(37)-N6)-threonylcarbamoyltransferase complex transferase subunit TsaD, with protein sequence MPVILAIESSCDETSVAICNNGKITANVIANQTIHENYGGVIPELASRVHQQNIVPAVQQALAIAKVSKNELNAVAFTRGPGLLGALLVGVSFAKSFALALDLPLIAVNHMQAHILAHFIDEPTPNFPFLCLTVSGGHTQIVLVKDYFDMEIVGETLDDAAGEAFDKTAKILHLPYPGGPLIDKYAQQGNPFAFKFPEPQIQGLNYSFSGFKTAILYFIRDKQKENPQFIEQNLNDICASVQYSIVNILLNKLKKAAKQYDIKEIAIAGGVSANSGLRNSLLAMEESLGWKVYIPAFQYCTDNAGMIAIAGYQKFLAGEFVGQDVSPMARMNF encoded by the coding sequence GTGCCTGTCATACTTGCTATCGAATCATCATGTGATGAAACTTCTGTTGCTATTTGTAACAACGGCAAAATTACTGCCAATGTTATTGCAAACCAAACAATTCATGAAAATTATGGGGGTGTAATACCAGAATTAGCATCAAGGGTTCATCAACAAAATATAGTGCCTGCTGTTCAGCAAGCTTTGGCAATTGCTAAAGTTAGCAAAAATGAGCTAAACGCAGTTGCATTTACTCGTGGTCCTGGGTTATTGGGTGCATTATTGGTAGGCGTGTCTTTTGCTAAATCTTTTGCACTTGCACTAGATTTGCCATTAATTGCTGTTAACCACATGCAGGCTCATATTCTGGCGCATTTTATTGATGAGCCAACACCTAATTTTCCATTTTTATGCCTTACAGTTTCTGGTGGTCACACCCAAATTGTATTGGTTAAAGATTACTTTGATATGGAGATAGTTGGTGAAACATTAGATGATGCGGCAGGAGAGGCATTCGATAAGACAGCTAAAATCTTACATCTTCCTTATCCTGGGGGACCTCTAATTGATAAATATGCACAACAGGGAAACCCTTTTGCATTTAAATTTCCTGAACCACAAATACAAGGATTGAATTATAGTTTTAGTGGTTTTAAAACTGCAATTTTGTACTTTATAAGAGACAAGCAAAAAGAAAACCCGCAATTTATTGAGCAAAATTTAAATGATATTTGTGCGTCTGTTCAATATAGCATCGTTAATATTTTATTAAACAAGCTCAAAAAAGCAGCCAAGCAATATGATATTAAAGAAATTGCAATTGCTGGTGGAGTTTCTGCTAACTCTGGGTTAAGAAATTCGTTACTGGCAATGGAAGAAAGTTTAGGTTGGAAGGTGTATATTCCAGCTTTTCAATATTGTACTGATAATGCGGGTATGATTGCCATTGCAGGTTATCAGAAGTTTTTAGCAGGAGAATTTGTAGGGCAAGATGTTTCGCCAATGGCGAGAATGAATTTTTAA
- the recA gene encoding recombinase RecA yields MNPNAEKLKALQLTLDKLEKSYGKGSVMKLGDAAVEAIDSISTGSISLDIALGIGGVPKGRVIEIYGPESSGKTTLATHIIAEAQKKGGIAAFIDAEHAFDKGYAKKLGVDVDNLLISQPDNGEQALEIADNLIRSGAIDVIVIDSVAALVPKAEIEGEMGDSRMGLQARLMSQALRKLTGTISKTGCCCIFINQLREKIGVMFGNPETTTGGNALKFYASVRLDIRRTSQIKDSDEVSGNRVKVKIVKNKVAPPFRIAEFDIMFGEGISKTGEIIDLGVDFNIIKKAGSWFSYGETKLGQGRDAVKTLLLDNPELSEEIEAKIRAEVTGDKLEEKI; encoded by the coding sequence AGCTGTTGAAGCCATTGACTCAATTTCTACTGGTTCAATCAGTTTAGATATCGCCTTAGGTATTGGCGGTGTTCCAAAAGGACGTGTGATAGAAATATACGGACCAGAATCTTCTGGTAAAACGACGTTGGCTACACATATTATTGCAGAAGCACAGAAAAAAGGCGGCATTGCTGCTTTTATCGATGCAGAGCATGCATTCGATAAAGGTTATGCAAAAAAATTAGGGGTTGATGTAGATAATCTTTTAATTTCTCAACCAGATAATGGGGAACAAGCTTTAGAAATCGCTGATAATTTAATTCGCTCTGGCGCAATTGATGTTATTGTTATCGACTCGGTTGCTGCATTAGTACCAAAAGCAGAGATTGAAGGTGAAATGGGTGACAGCAGAATGGGCTTACAAGCTCGTTTAATGAGTCAGGCATTACGTAAATTAACAGGTACGATTTCAAAAACTGGCTGCTGCTGTATTTTCATCAACCAATTACGTGAAAAAATTGGCGTGATGTTCGGCAATCCAGAAACTACCACCGGTGGTAATGCATTGAAGTTTTATGCTTCTGTACGTTTAGACATCCGCAGAACTTCTCAAATTAAAGATTCTGATGAAGTTTCAGGAAATAGGGTTAAAGTTAAAATCGTTAAAAATAAAGTGGCACCGCCTTTTAGAATTGCTGAATTTGATATCATGTTTGGAGAAGGTATTTCTAAAACTGGAGAAATTATCGATTTAGGTGTTGATTTTAACATCATTAAAAAAGCTGGTTCTTGGTTCTCTTATGGAGAAACTAAACTTGGACAAGGAAGAGATGCTGTTAAAACTTTATTATTAGACAACCCAGAATTATCTGAAGAAATAGAAGCTAAAATTAGAGCTGAAGTAACAGGCGATAAATTAGAGGAGAAGATATAG